From the Carya illinoinensis cultivar Pawnee chromosome 4, C.illinoinensisPawnee_v1, whole genome shotgun sequence genome, one window contains:
- the LOC122306055 gene encoding CRIB domain-containing protein RIC7-like gives MSNNKMKGLLKGLRYISQIFDNEKEPEMKIGHPTDVKHVAHIGWDGPSVNSANSPSWINEYKSPPGFSSAPLSLPEDIGENNVRRVDTRPATNSLARDLPELPRSARRQSLAIGVVVTESPTREKSEKSKQSRRSSKSSINKDSLDGTKPTRSAIRQPLDPNLGSVSPAYSLPDIPKKGRRKKVKEYSNGSSTMSARSSRLKPQAATSPGTGYQSPFSVETYQSPFSDPGPGSGSLSTSKNNELYPQSFEEGKQKGFPGIY, from the exons ATGTCCAACAACAAGATGAAAGGCCTCTTAAAAGGCCTACGATACATTTCTCAAATATTTG atAATGAAAAAGAACCTGAAATGAAGATTGGTCATCCCACGGATGTGAAACATGTTGCCCATATAGGATGGGATGGTCCATCTGTAAATTCTGCAAATTCTCCCAGCTGG ATAAACGAGTATAAATCGCCTCCTGGATTTTCGTCAGCGCCATTAAGTCTCCCTGAAGATATCGGAGAAAACAATG TGAGGAGAGTCGATACAAGGCCGGCTACAAATTCTCTGGCTAGGGACTTGCCGGAATTACCGAGATCTGCAAGGCGTCAATCATTGGCAATTGGAGTTGTTGTAACCGAGTCCCCTACCAGGGAAAAATCAGAGAAGTCAAAACAATCAAGGAGATCATCTAAAAGTTCCATTAATAAAGATTCACTTGATGGTACTAAACCGACCCGATCAGCCATCCGACAACCCTTGGATCCCAACCTAGGGAGTGTGTCACCGGCATACAGCCTTCCAGACATTCCCAAGAAGGGTAGGAGGAAGAAAGTGAAGGAATACTCTAATGGCAGTAGTACTATGTCAGCAAGATCATCAAGATTGAAACCCCAAGCTGCAACTTCTCCTGGGACTGGATATCAATCTCCGTTCTCTGTTGAGACGTATCAATCTCCATTCTCAGATCCCGGGCCTGGATCTGGATCTTTATCTACATCAAAGAATAACGAGCTTTATCCACAATCTTTTGAAGAGGGGAAGCAAAAGGGATTTCCAGGAATATATTAA
- the LOC122306054 gene encoding serine/threonine protein phosphatase 2A regulatory subunit B''alpha-like isoform X1: MDIDVVVEDVASLDPELLQLPELSPVAFKASPQIAEDLFTQWLSLPETARLVRSLMDDAKAGASCNVLGNSFNVNTVGGASLPSMFPAGNAPPLSPRSSSGSPRISKQRTSPSSLGSPLKLISEPMREIIPQFYFKNGRPPPKDLKEQCLSRIEDLFNNHIDGLQIHEFKLVTKEICKLPSFFSSSLFRKIDTDCTGIVTRDGFIKYWVFGNMLTMDTAAKIFKILRQPECKYLTQVDFKPVLLELLATHPGLEFLRSTPEFQERYAETVIYRMFYYINRSGNGLLTLRELKRGNLIAAMQHADEEEDINKVMRFFSYEHFYVIYCKFWELDTDHDFLIDKENLIKYGNHALTYRIVDRIFSQVPRKFTSKVEGKMGYEDFVYFMLSEEDKSSEPSLEYWFKCIDLDGNGILTPNEMQFFYEEQLHRMECMGLEPVLFGDILCQIVDMIAPERENYITLHDLKGCKLSGNVFNILFNLNKFMAFESRDPFLIRQEREDPTLTEWDRFAHREYIRLSMEEDGEDVSNGSVEVWDESLEAPF; the protein is encoded by the exons GTGAGATCTCTTATGGATGATGCAAAGGCAGGTGCTTCCTGTAATGTCCTTGGGAACTCTTTTAATGTGAATACTGTCGGGGGTGCTTCATTGCCTTCCATGTTTCCAGCTGGCAATGCACCTCCACTTTCTCCTAGAAGTTCATCTGGCTCTCCACGCATATCAAAACAGAGAACCAGTCCTTCTTCTCTAGGTTCTCCTCTTAAATTGATTAGTGAACCAATGCGAGAAATCATACCTCAG TTCTACTTCAAAAATGGCCGTCCACCGCCAAAGGATCTAAAAGAACAATGCCTGTCTAGAATTGAGGATCTTTTTAACAATCATATAGATGGGTTGCAAATACATG AGTTTAAATTGGTTACAAAGGAAATATGCAAGCTACCGTCATTTTTCTCCTCTTCGCTTTTCAGAAAGATAGACACAGACTGCACTGGGATAGTGACCAG GGATGGATTTATTAAATATTGGGTTTTTGGCAATATGCTGACAATGGATACAGCAgctaaaatattcaaaattcttaggCAGCCGGAATGTAAATACCTTACTCAG GTAGACTTCAAACCTGTTCTTCTAGAGCTTTTGGCAACCCATCCTGGGTTGGAATTCTTACGAAGTACTCCTGAATTTCAAGAAAGATATG CTGAAACTGTCATATACCGAATGTTCTACTACATCAACAGATCAGGAAATGGCCTTCTTACTCTTAGAGAGCTGAAGCGAGGAAATCTAATTGCAGCAATGCAGCACGCAGATGAGGAAGAGGACATTAATAAAGTCATGAG GTTCTTCTCGTATGAACACTTTTACGTCATATACTGCAAGTTTTGGGAGCTTGATACAGACCATGACTTCTTGATAGATAAAGAGAACCTCATTAAATATGGTAATCATGCCCTTACCTACAGGATCGTTGATAGAATATTTTCACAG GTCCCAAGGAAGTTTACCAGTAAGGTTGAAGGGAAGATGGGTTATGAAGATTTTGTTTACTTCATGCTGTCAGAGGAAGATAAGTCATCTGAGCCTAGTCTAGAATATTG GTTCAAATGCATAGATTTGGATGGCAATGGAATTCTCACTCCCAATGAAATGCAATTCTTTTATGAGGAGCAGCTCCACCGTATGGAATGCATGGGCCTAGAACCAGTGCTATTTGGGGATATTCTGTGCCAAATTGTTGACATGATTGCACCAGAG AGGGAAAATTATATTACACTACATGACTTGAAAGGTTGCAAGCTTTCAGGAAATGTTTTCAATATCCTTTTCAATCTTAATAAGTTCATGGCTTTTGAAAGCCGTGATCCATTTCTCATCCGTCAG GAACGTGAAGATCCGACTTTGACAGAGTGGGACCGCTTTGCACATAGAGAGTACATTAGGCTTTCAATGGAAGAAGATGGTGAAGATGTCTCTAATGGAAGTGTAGAAGTTTGGGACGAGTCACTTGAAGCTCCCTTTTGA